The Roseibium sp. Sym1 nucleotide sequence GCGGATGGTAATAGGTGATCGTGCCCGGGGAAGGGGTGAAATTGACCGGGTCTTCCGCGTTGATACGGCATTCGATGGCATGGCCCTCGAACGTTATGTCGTCCTGGGTCATGTCCAGATCGCCGCCCGCGGCAATGCGGATCTGCTCGTTGACCAGGTCGATGCCGGTGATCATCTCGGTGACCGGGTGTTCCACCTGCAGACGGGTGTTCATCTCGATGAAATAGAACTCGCCGTTCTCGTAGAGGAACTCGACCGTGCCGACGCCGCGGTATTTCAGCTTGCGCATCGCAGTGGCGACGATTTCGCCGATCTCGTTGCGCTGGTCGGCATTGAGGCTCGGAGACGGGGCTTCCTCGAGGACCTTCTGGTGGCGACGCTGCAGGGAACAGTCGCGTTCGCCCAGATGGACCGCGTTGCCCTTGCCGTCACCCAGAACCTGGATCTCGATGTGCCTCGGCTTGCCGAGATACTTTTCCATGTAGAGCGCGTCGTCGCCGAAGGCAGCCTTTGCCTCGGAACGGGCGGTCGACAGGGCCGTGTCCAGCTCCGCTTCGCTCCTGGCTACCTTCATGCCGCGGCCACCGCCGCCGGCGGCGGCCTTGACCAGAACCGGATAGCCGATTTCACGGGCAATGGCATGCGCGTCATCGCTGAGCGTCACGGCACCGTCCGACCCCGGGACGACCGGAATGCCCAGGTCCTTTGCCGTCTGCTTGGCCTGGATCTTGTCACCCATGATGCGGATATGCTCCGCGGTCGGGCCGATGAACTCGATGTTATGAGCCTCAAGGATCTCGGCGAAACGGGCGTTTTCGGACAGGAAACCGTAACCCGGGTGGACTGCATCGGCGCCGGTGATCTCGCATGCGGCCAGAAGCTGCGGGATGTTCAGGTAGCTGTCACGTGCCGCGGGCGGACCGATG carries:
- the accC gene encoding acetyl-CoA carboxylase biotin carboxylase subunit gives rise to the protein MFSKILIANRGEIALRILRACKELGISTVAVHSTADADAMHVRLADESVCIGPPAARDSYLNIPQLLAACEITGADAVHPGYGFLSENARFAEILEAHNIEFIGPTAEHIRIMGDKIQAKQTAKDLGIPVVPGSDGAVTLSDDAHAIAREIGYPVLVKAAAGGGGRGMKVARSEAELDTALSTARSEAKAAFGDDALYMEKYLGKPRHIEIQVLGDGKGNAVHLGERDCSLQRRHQKVLEEAPSPSLNADQRNEIGEIVATAMRKLKYRGVGTVEFLYENGEFYFIEMNTRLQVEHPVTEMITGIDLVNEQIRIAAGGDLDMTQDDITFEGHAIECRINAEDPVNFTPSPGTITYYHPPGGLGVRVDSGVYQGYKIPPYYDSLIGKLIVHGRNRVECMMRLRRCLDEFVVDEIKSTIPLFRDLVDNQDIANGQYDIHWLEKHLAEKSS